TTTGTCGACGGGCGCAGCAATACTGACTCGGGTATCGGCCGGTCGACCGATCCAGCGAATCAGCAGGCCCTGGAAGCTTCCTGGCGCCGCACATCACCGACATCGAAAACTCACGAAACCTCAGGAGAATCATGCCCGACGCAATAGTCGCCGAGGGTCTGGTCAAACGATACGGCCAGCTGGTCGCCCTCGACGGCCTTGACCTCACAGTCCCGGAGGGGACCGTTACCGCGCTGCTCGGACCCAACGGTGCAGGTAAGACCACTACCGTCCGAGTGCTCACCACATTGTTGGTGCCGGACGCGGGTCGCGCGATTGTCACGGGAATCGACGTGCTGCGCGAGCCCCAGGCATTGCGCTCACGGATCGGGGCGTCGGGTCAATACGCCGCCGTCGACGAATATCTCACCGGTTTCGAGAATTTGGAAATGGTGGGACGTTTGTATCACATGGGCGTGCAGCGGAGTAAAGAACGCGCTCGCGAGCTGCTCGAGCGATTCCGGCTGACCGATGCCGCGGACCGGCCGGTCAAGGGCTATTCCGGCGGCATGCGACGTCGCCTCGACCTCGCGGGCGCCCTGGTCGCGAACCCGCCGGTGCTGTTCCTCGACGAGCCGACCACCGGGCTCGATCCCCGTGCGCGCCTCGATCTCTGGGATGTCATCGAGGAATTGGTCGCGGGTGGCACCACGCTGCTGCTCACTACGCAGTACATGGAGGAGGCCGACCGGCTCGCCGACTCCATCGCGGTGATCGATCACGGCAAGGTGATCGCCAAGGGCACCGCGGACGAACTCAAGACCCTGGTCGGTGGTGACCGCATCGAACTCACCGTCGACCACGCCGACAACCTCGCGACCGCCGAGGCCGCGCTGAAGAGCCTGGCCGACGGCGAGATCCACCTCGAGCCGGGGCTGCGCCGGATCACCATACCGGTCTCCGACGGATCGCAGGCGTTGGTCGAGGCGGTCGGCAAGCTGGCGGAGCACAACGTGCAGATCCACGACGTCGGCCTGCGGCGTCCTTCGCTCGACGACGTCTTCCTCACCCTCACCGGCCATGAGGCCGAGGCGCTGACCAACGGCGACGGCCCCGCCGCGACCGACAACGCGAACGACAAACTGGAAGCTACGGAAGGAACGACCCGATGACCGCGGCAGCTCCGGTCCTGGAACGACTCTCGATGGGAGAACGACTGTCGATCGTGGTCAGCGACAGTCTGACCATCGCGAAGCGCAACGTCATCAAGATCAAGCGGGTACCCGACGTCCTGATCTTCTCGACGCTCTCGCCGATCATGTTCGTGCTGCTGTTCGCCTACATCTTCGGCGCGGCCATCGACGTGCCCGGCCTCTCCGGCGGTTACCGAGAGTTCCTCATCGCCGGCATTTTCGCCCAGACCGTGGTGTTCGGCGCGAGCTTCACCGGCGCTGGCCTGGCCGAGGACATGCAGAAGGGCATTATCGACCGCTTCCGCTCGCTGCCGATGGCGTCGTCGGCGGTGCTGGTCGGCCGCACCCTGAGCGACGTGGTGATCAATGTGGTCAGCCTGACGGTGATGTCGCTGACCGGCCTGGTCGTCGGCTGGCGGATTCGCGGCTCGTTGCTGGACGCGGTGGTGGCGTACGTGCTGTTGCTGCTGTTCGCGTACGCGGTGTCCTGGATCATGGCCGTGGTTGGCCTACTGGTGCGAGCGCCGGAGGTGTTCAACAACGCCAGCTTCATGGTGGTCTTCCCGCTCACCTTCATCGCCAACACGTTCGTGCCCAGTGACAAGCTCCCCACCGTGTTGCGGGTGGTTGCGGAATGGAACCCGGTATCCGCGCTCACCCAGGCGACGCGAGAGCTGTTCGGCAACACCAGCCCGCTGGCGCCCAAGTCGGATGCCTGGTCGATGCAGCACCCGGTGGCCACCTCGTTGATCTGGGTGGTAGTGATCCTGGCGGTGTTCGTGCCGCTCGCCCTGCGTCAGTACAAGAAGACGGTCAGCCGCTGACCCGCGGCGGTATCAGCGGCCATTCTCCGCGCCGGCCTCCGTCAAGGGCGTCGGCGCGGAGCCGTTCCGGGAGTAGCCGATCCGCGGCGGCGCGGGTGCGGGTTCCGGCGGCTGGGGCCGCCGGTTGCGTACCAACCAGGCCACGCCACCCGCCAGCGCGACGGCGGCCGTGACAATGAGTCGATTACGCGAACGTGCAGAGACATGTAGGCGCCCCAAGGTCATTGGACCACTCTGGCACAGCCCGGCGATTCGCGCAGGAGGCCCAGCTCACAGCGCGGTCCCATCCGGTTTCCCGCCTGCACCGACGGTCGTGGCACGATGGGCGGCGTGACCTCACCGAATCAGACGTCCGTGGCAACGTTGCACACGAATCACGGCGATATCAAGATCTCGCTCTTCGGTAACCACGCCCCCAAGACGGTTCGCAATTTCGTCGGGCTCGCCGACGGTTCGGCAACGTACACCACCGCGAACGCCGGCGGGGGCCATACTGGCCCGTTCTACGACGGCGCCCTATTTCACCGGGTTATGGACGGCTTCATGATTCAGGGCGGCGATCCCACCGGCACCGGACGCGGCGGTCCGGGCTACGAGTTCGGTGACGAGTTCCACCCGGAACTGCGCTTCGACCGCGGCTACCTGCTGGCGATGGCCAACGCCGGACCGGGCACCAACGGCTCGCAGTTCTTCATCACGGTCGGGCCGCAGCCACACCTGAACCGTAAGCACACGATCTTCGGCGAAGTGGTCGACGAGGATTCGCGCAAGGTGGTCGACGCGATCGCGACCACCAGGACCGATCGCAACGACCGTCCGCTCGACCCTGTCGTCATCACCAGTATCACGATCGAATGAGACTATGAACCCTCAGCCGCCCGCACCGACGTGTGTCCGCCACCCGAATCGCCCGACCGGCCTGGCCTGCACTCGGTGCGGGCGGCCGTCCTGTGCGGAGTGCCTGCGTCCAGCGGCGGTAGGCCAGCATTGCGTGGATTGCCTGCGCCAGGACCAGCGCAGCGCGTCGGCGGTGCGCACGGTCGCCGGCGCCCAGACGGCAAGGGCGCCGATGCCGTATGTGACCTATGCCCTGATCGCGGTCAACATAGTCGTCTTCGCGATCACGGCAGCACAGTCGGAGAGCCTGTTGGACAACCAGCGGGGCTCATCGCTGTTCCTGGATTGGGTGCTCTTCGCTCCTGCTGTCGCGGACGGCGAGTGGTGGCGGGTGCTCGGTTCGGGATTTCTGCACTACGGTCCGATCCATCTGCTGCTCAACATGTTCGCGCTGTATGTGGTTGGCCGAGACGCTGAGCTGGTGCTCGGGCGGATGCGCTACCTTGCGGTGTACTTGGTCTCGCTGCTCGGCGGCTCCGCCGCTGTCATGGCGTTGGCGCAGAACACCGTGACGGCAGGCGCGTCCGGTGCGGTGTATGGCCTGTTCGGCGCGATCACGGTCATCCTGATCCGGTTGCGGCAGAGCCCGAACCAGATGTTGATCGTCATCGGCATCAACGTGTTCATCAGTTTCTCGCTGCCCGGAATCTCGCTCTGGGGACACCTCGGCGGTTTGGCCGCAGGCACTCTCGCGACGCTCGGCATCCTGTTCCTGCCGAGCTGGTTGCGGGCGAAATCCCAGGAAACCGCCCGGATGATCGGTTGGGTGGCAGTGGCTGTCGTTGCGATCGTGGCGTTATCGGTGGTGGGCGCGACCGCGGTGACACTGACTTCCTGACCCGGGAATTCGTGCTTCACGTGAAACATCCGCGTGTGCGGTACGCCGTGGTTCCTCATCGATCCGCGGCTGCGGATTCAGCGGGTGTTGTCCTCGGACAGGCGCAAGGCCTCGACCAGGTCGCGGTACACGAATTCGGGATTGGCGCCCAGATCCCAGCGGCCGAAGATCAGCAGTCGCTCGGCGCCCGCATGCTCGACGTCGAGCTCCAGCATTGGCACCTTCCGCCCGAGGCGGCGGTAGCTGACCACCCGGGCGCGGAGGATCTGATCGGGAGAGTATTCGTCGGGGCCGGTCAGAGTGCGGACCACGAGGCGCGGCTCCGCGCCGGGCAGCACGGACAGTCGTGGCCTCTGCCGGAATCCGAGCCCGGCAAGGGCGAGCAGGCCGACCGCCGCGAGCCCGACGAGCAGGCGACTGGCGGCGTCGGTGCCGAGGATCGCGGCACCAGCCAGGATGACGCCGCCTACCGTGACCGCGACGAGTGCGGGGGTTGGGGTGGTCCAGGCGATGCGGGGCTCGGTATCCCGTGGTCCAGGATCCCCAGGTTCAGGAGTCAAGACGCTCCCCAATCGCTCCTCGAGTTGTCCACAGGTTCATCCACAGGTGTGCATGAATGACACGTCTGTAATCCGTCGCGATCAGCGCCAGCGCATGGTCATGATCAGGCCGACCACCATCAGGCCGAATCCGATCAGGAAGTTCCATGCGTTGAGGTCGTTCATCCAGCTGATGTGCTCGGCGGCCAAGTAGTAGACGAGCAGCCAGACGAGCCCGGCCAGCATGAACCCGAGCATGATCGTGACATACCAGACCGGCGACGGCCCTACCTTCACCTTCACCGGGGTCCGGCTGGCGGGGTTGATCGTATAGTCGGTCTTCTTACGGACCTTCGACTTGGGCATGACGTCCTCGTATTCGGCGTACAGGTCGGTACCAGCAGGGCGGATTCAGTTCGGTTCATCTGCCGAGCCCACTCGCCGCTGTGGACGAGGCTCCGGCGCCCTCCGGTGTGCCTCTAGGCTATCCCAACTGCTAATGGATGCGACGTGGTGCCGGGCGGGGACGTAATCTCGATCCCATGCGTGTTCTGGTCGTCGACAATTACGACAGCTTCGTCTTCAATCTGGTGCAGTACCTCGGACAGCTCGGTGTCGACGCCGTGGTCTGGCGCAACGACGATCCGAACCTGGCCGATGTCGACGCGGTCGTGCGCGATTTCGACGGCATCCTGATCAGCCCCGGGCCAGGCACCCCGGACCGCGCGGGGGCCAGTATCGCTCTTGTGCGCGCCTGCGCCGCGCACAACGTTCCGCTGCTCGGCGTGTGCCTGGGCCATCAAGCGTTCGGCGAGGCGTTCGGCGCCACCGTCACCAGAGCCCCCGAACTGTTGCACGGCAAGACGAGTTCGGTGTTCCACATCGGCGCCGGCGTGCTGGTAGGTCTACCCGACCCGTTCACCGCCACTCGGTATCACTCGCTCACGGTTGTCGAGGACTCCCTGCCGGAGGAGATCGAGGTGCTCGGACGCACCGAGAGCGGGATCGTCATGGCCATGCGCCACCGCACCCTGCCGATCCATGGCGTGCAGTTCCATCCCGAATCGGTGCTGACTCAGGGCGGTCACCGCATGCTCGCCAACTGGCTCGGCGTGTGCGGCGAGCGTCCGACCGAGGGGCTGGTGGAGAGGCTGGAGGCGGAGGTCGCCGCTCTGGTGCTGCAGTGACCCGTCCGCATGTACTGCTGTCGGTCGCGATGAGCGTCGACGGATACATCGACGACGCGAGCCCTGAGCGGCTGCGGCTCTCGGACGCCGCAGATTTCGATCGCGTGGACCAGGTGCGCGCGGACTCCGACGCGATCCTCGTCGGCGCGCAGACCCTGCGCAGGGACAACCCGCGGCTGCTTGTCGACAGCGCCGACCGTAGGGCCGCGCGTGTCGCGGCGGGCAAACCGGAGTATCCGCTCAAGGTGACAGTGTCGGCGAGTGGCGACCTGGATCCCGGCTTGCGGTTCTGGCACCATGGCGGCGGCAAGCTCGCCTACACCACCGACGCGGGCGCAGCACGGCTCACCGATCGGTTGGCTGGTCTGGCCGAGGTGACGAGCCTCGGCGCCGACCTCGACTTCGGCGCGTTGCTGGACGACCTGGGTCGGCGTGGCATCGCCCGCCTCATGGTGGAGGGCGGCACCCGCGTCCACACCGCCTTCCTCGCGGCCGATCTGGCCGACGAACTGCACTTGGCCGTCGCCCCGATCCTGGTCGGCGACGTCGCGGCGCCACGCTTCCTCGCCGCCGCCGACTACCCGGGCGCGCCGCACCGCAGGATGCGGCTCGCGGACGTGACCCGAGTGGGCGACGTCGCCGTGCTGCGCTACCTACCGAAAGCGAATAGTGCCGATCGGCGGATCGGTTGATCGGCGGATCGGTTGATCGGAATGCGTCGTGCGGTGACGCCCCAGGTGCTAGAGCGCACTGCGACGCAACGGTCGCGCGTTTCCTGGCTGATGGCTGTCCGTGACGACGAGCCACATGCTCGAAACTACGGCAGCATGGTGTCGAGTTGGTCGAACCGGCCCAGGCGGCGATGTCTACGAACCGCCACCTGGACCTGTCCTGGAACCTAAGGCCGTCCGTAGACCGCGGTCACGAACTCGCCGAGCTGATTGTCGTCCAGATGCCTGGCCAGGTCCGCCTCGCTGATCATGCCGACGAGCCTCTTGTTCTCGATCACCGGGATCCGCTTGACCCGATGACTTTCCATCTCGTCGAGCACGACCTCGATGTCGGCGTTCGCGTCGACCCAGCGCGGCGTCGCCTCGCACAGGTCGGCGACCCGGGTTTTGCCCGGGGGCAGACCCTGGGCAATGCACTTCACAACGATGTCGCGGTCGGTGACGATGCCACACATCCGCTCGTTCTCATCCGAGATGACCAGGGATCCGACGCCGAGTTCGGCCATGATGCGGGCGGCCTTTTCGACGGTCTCGTCCTTGGAGATCCACTGTGCGCCGGGTTTCATGATGTCCCTGGCGGTGGTCATGAGCTACCTCCTCGTGCTCAGCTGCGCTGATTGGGATGAAGCACGCTCATTCTCCCGCACTTTCACACCGAGTGGTCTCGTTTTTCTCGATACCAGACGTTTCCGTGGGGACGACCCCACGGAAACGGCGACACCATTCACGGCGGGCCGATAACTCCCACGCCGACCGCAATGGACCCGTTCTTCTGGACCGAACTTCCGGCGGACGGTTGCTGGCTGAGGACGCGGCCCACGTTGCCCGCGTCGAAAGTGCCCTGCGGGGACTGGCTGACCTGGCTCGTGCTGCCGGTCCAGCCCTCCGCGCGGAGCTTGTCCACCGCCTGCGAGACCGTGAGACCGATCAATGAAGGCATCTTCAGATCGCCTGCGGACACCTGCACGGTAACCGTGGATCCCTTGTCCGCCGTGCTGCCGCCCGAGGGGCTGGACGCGATCACTTCGCCTTTCGGCTTCGACGACTGCACTTCTTGGACGAACACTTTGAAGCCGTTGCCCTCGATATTCGGCTCGGCGACATCGATTTGCTGTCCGACGACGTAGGGAACGCGAACCGCTTCGGGGCCGGTGCCGACGGTGACGATCACTTCCCAATCGACATCGACCTTCGAACCCGGCGACGGGTTCTGCTCGATCACCGTGTCCTTCTCCGCGGTGCTCGACGGCTTGCGGTCGACGTTCGAGTTCAACCGCAGACCCTTGGCGTTCAGCTCCTGCTCGGCTTGCTGCTGCGACAGGCCCGTCAGCTTCGGCACCTGAACCTGTGCGGGACCGGTGGAGACCTGGACCGTGATGGTGCTGCCCTTGTCGATCCGCGATCCGCCGAGCGGCTGGGTGGCGATCACATTGCCCGTCGCGACCTTGCTGTCCGGCTTCTGCTGGATCGCCACCGTGAACCCGAGCTTCTGCAGCGAGTCCTGTGCCTGCTGGGAAGACTTGTTCGACATGTCGGGAACGGCTACCTGGTCCGGTCTGCTTCCCGGGCCGAGTAACACCCAGAACAGCGCGAACACCACCGCGATCGCGGCGGCGGCGCCGATCGCGATGTAGGCGGTGCGGCGCTGATTGGCAGGATCGGTCGGGTCCTGCTCCGCGGTGTCGTCGTTGCGCTCGATGGTGCGGTAGCTGCGCGGCGCGGGCTCGTCCGCGCCCATGATGGTGGTGCGGTCCTCCTCGGTCATCACCATCGGGGCGCTCGGCTTCTGGCCGCCGAGCACCCGGATCAGGTCGGCGCGCATCTCGGCCGCGGTCTGGTACCGGTTGGCCGGGTTTTTGCTCATCGCTTTGAGCACGACCGAGTCGAGCTCGCGTGGCACGCCCGAGTACACGTGCGAGGGAAGCCGTGGGTCCTCCCGGACATGCTGGTAAGCGACCGCAACCGGCGAGTCGCCGGTGAAAGGTGGTTCCCCGGTGAGGATTTCGAACAGCACGCAGCCGACGGAGTAGACGTCCGAACGCGCGTCCACCGTCTCGCCGCGGGCCTGTTCCGGCGAAAGATACTGCGCTGTCCCGATGACCGCGGCGGTCTGCGTCATCGGGTTGGCGCTATCGGCGATCGCACGGGCGATGCCGAAGTCCATCACTTTCACAGCGCCGGCTCGGTTGATCATGATGTTCGCGGGCTTCATGTCGCGGTGCACGATTCCGGCCTTGTGGCTGAAATCCAATGCGGCACAGACATCGGCGACAACTTCCATCGCGCGGCGCGGCGGTAGTGGACCCTTGCCGCGGACGATGTCGCGCAGCGTGTCACCGTCCACGTACTCCATCACGATGTACGGCAGCGGACCGCCGTCCACCTCGGCCTCGCCGGTGTCGTAGACCGCGACGATGGCCGGGTGGTTGAGCGCGGCGGCGTTCTGCGCCTCGCGCTTGAACCGGAGGTAGAACGTGGGGTCGCGCGCCAGGTCGGCGCGCAGCACCTTGATCGCCACGTCCCGGCTCAGCCGGACATCGCGCGCCTTGTGCACCTCGGACATTCCGCCGAACCCGATGATCTCGCCCAGCTCGTAGCGGGAGGAGAGATTCTTCGGGGTCGTCATGGTTGTCCTTGCCAAGGAGTAGCGGGCACGCTGACGGTGGCCGAGGGTCCTCGGGCACCAGGAATCTCCGGAAATGGTAAGTCGAAGGTGGGAATTCGTGGCCGCGTGGTGGTGGTCGGCGCGGTCGGGGTCGGCTTCGTCGTGCTCGGTGCCGTGGTGCTGGGCGGCGGGGTGGTCGTCGTCTGCTCCGGGGTCGTAGTCGGTGGCTCGGTGGTTGTCGGTTCCGGGACGGTCGTGACCACCGGCGGCGGTGCGGGTTTGGGGGTGGTCGTGGTGACGATCGGCGGCACCGGCTTCGGACTCGGCGCGGTCGTCGAGGTCGGTGACGGCGTCGAATTCGGGTTGGTGTCACCGCCGAACAGCAGGTAGAGCGTGAGGGCACCGACCAGGACGGCGCCGATGCCGAGCCCGGCGAACCACTTCTGCGTCGCGGTGAATCGCTTGCCGTCATCGGGGGGCCGGGTATCGCCGCCGGTGCCATGGCTCATCAAAGTCGCCGGCGCCGCGGCGGGCGCACCCGCATGGCCCGCCGCGCCGATCGCCCCAGCCGCGGGCGTCGAGTAGCGCACCGTAGCACCGTCGAAATCATGTGCTGTGGAGGGAATGACGGCGGTGGGGCCGGGCGGCAGCACCCGGGTGGCTCCGGTGAGGGGGGTGGAGGGATGGGAGCCGCTCGGCGGCGGCGGGCGGCGGCCCGCGCGCACCGCGGCAACCGCGTCGGCGAACTCACCGCCGCGGGCGTAGCGGCGCCCCGGCTCCTTGGCCATGGTGATCTCGATCAGCTCGCGGACGTTGCCGGGCAGATCGGACGGCATCGGCGGCGGAGTCTCCCGAACATGCTTCATCGCCACCGTGATCGCGCCGTCGCCGATGAAGGGCCGCTGCCCGGCGAGCGCCTCGTAGCCGACCACGCCGAGCGAATACACGTCGCTTGCCGCGGTGGCGTCCTCGCCGACCGCCTGCTCAGGCGCGATGTACTGGGCGGTGCCCATCACCATGCCGGTCTTGGTCACCGGGGAAGCGTCCACCGCCTTGGCGATGCCGAAGTCGGTGATCTTCACCTGGCCGGTAGGCGTCACCAGGATGTTGCCCGGCTTCACGTCGCGGTGCACCACGCCTGCGCGGTGCGCCACCTCGAGCGCGCGCCCGGTCTGCTCCAGCATGTCCAAGCCCTGGGCCACCGACAGTCTGCCGAGCCGGTTGAGCACCGTGTTCAGCGGCTCGCCCTGGACCAATTCCATGACCAAGTAGGCGGTTTCGCTGCCCTGCGGGTCGATGGTCTCGCCGTAGTCGTAGATACCGGCGATACCGGGGTGATTCAGCTGGGCGGTGGTCTTCGCCTCGGTGCGGAATCGATGCCGGAACGTCGGGTCGGCCGAGAACTCCGACTTGAGCACCTTGACCGCGACCCGGCGGTCCAGCCTCGTATCCAGGGCTTCCCAGACCTGGCCCATGCCGCCGGTCGCGATCAGTCTCTGCAGCCGGTACCGGTCGGCGATCATCGCACCGTTGTTCAGCATCGAGGTCCCCGTACCTTCACTCGCACATCCATATCGTTCAGCCCCCTCGAAGACCCGCGTCCAGGACCGCACGAGCCACCGGCGCGGCCACCGAGCCGCCGGTCGCGGCAAGCGCCCGATCCCCGCCGTTCTCCACGATCACCGCGATGGCGATCTTCGGGTTCTGCGCGGGGGCGAACGCGATGTACCAAGCGTGCGGCGGCGTGTTGCGCGGGTTGGACCCGTGTTCCGCGGTGCCGGTCTTGGACGCGATCTGATAGCGGGACTGGGCACCTCCGGCGGTGTTGTTCTCCGACGCGATCATCAGGTTGGTTACGGTCGACGCTACCTGGGCGCTGACCGCCTGTCCGACCGAGACCGGCTTGGTCTTGGAGAGCTCGCTCAAGTCCGGGCCCTGCAGCTGATCGACCAGGTAGGGCTCCATTCGGACGCCCCCGTTGGCGATGGTCGCCGCGACGACCGCGTTGTCCAGCGGGGTCAACGCCACGTCCCGCTGGCCGATGCTGCTCTGGGCCAGCGCGGCGTTGTCCGAGATCGTGCCGACGGTGCTCTCCGCTACCGGCATCGGGATCCCACGGTGCGGGCCGATGCCGAATGCGGCCGCCTCGTCCTTGAGGTTCGCGGCGCCCACCTTGACTCCGAGTTCGGCGAACGCGGTGTTGCAGGACAGCCGGAACGCGTCGTAGAGCGAGGCGGTCGGGTTCGGCCCGCAGGTGGAGCCGTTGTAGTTCTCCAGCGTGGTGGTGGTGCCGGGCAACGTGATATTCGGCGCCGCGGTGAACTGGTCCTCCGGGGTGGCGGTGCGGTTGGCCAGCGCGGCGGCGGTGACCACCACCTTGAACGTGGAGCCGGGCGGGTAGGTCTGTGAGATAGCCCGATTCAACATCGGATGGCGCGGATCCGCACTCAGGGTTTCCCATGCCTGGGTGCCGCGCGCGCCGTCGTGCCCCGAGAGCAGGTTCGGGTCGTAGCTCGGCGTGGAAACCATGGTGAGAATCTTGCCGGTACTCGGCTCGATCGCCACCACCGAGCCGGTGTAACCCTTGCTGGTCAGCTGGTCATAGGCGACCTGCTGCATCACCGGGTCGAGGGTGGTGAGCACGTTGCCGCCGCGTGGATCCCGGCCGGACACGAGGTCGACGAGACGGCTGCCGAACAGCTGACTGTCGGACCCGTTCAGCAGCGCGTCCTCGGCTCGCTCCAGCCCTGTGCTGCCGTACTGCATCGAGTAGAAGCCGGTGGCGGGCGCGAATGCCTCGGGGTCGGTCGGGTAGGTGCGCAGGTATTTGTAGCGGTCGTCGGTGGCGACCGAGCTCGCCAATACGGTGCCGCCCGCGGAGATCTGTCCGCGCTGGCGGGAATACTCGTCGAGCAGCACCCGCGAGTTGCGCGGGTCGTTGCGGTAATCGTCGGCCTTGATCACCTGAACGTAGGTGGCGTTCAGCAGCAGACCGACGATCATCAGCATCACCGCGACCGCGACTCGGCGTAGCGGAGTGTTCATGTCACGGGCCCCGCTTCCGGTCGTGCCGCGTCGCGGCGCAGCAGTTCGGTCTGCGCATCGGCGATCGGCGCTGGTTCCTTCTTGCGCACCGGGGCGGGCGCCCGTGCGGCGTCCGAAACCTTGATGAGCAACGCGAGCAGCGCGTAATTGGCGAGCAGGGAGGAGCCGCCGTAGGACATGAACGGCGTGGTGAGACCGGTCAGCGGAATCAGCTTGGTGACGC
The DNA window shown above is from Nocardia sp. NBC_01730 and carries:
- a CDS encoding peptidoglycan D,D-transpeptidase FtsI family protein, with translation MNTPLRRVAVAVMLMIVGLLLNATYVQVIKADDYRNDPRNSRVLLDEYSRQRGQISAGGTVLASSVATDDRYKYLRTYPTDPEAFAPATGFYSMQYGSTGLERAEDALLNGSDSQLFGSRLVDLVSGRDPRGGNVLTTLDPVMQQVAYDQLTSKGYTGSVVAIEPSTGKILTMVSTPSYDPNLLSGHDGARGTQAWETLSADPRHPMLNRAISQTYPPGSTFKVVVTAAALANRTATPEDQFTAAPNITLPGTTTTLENYNGSTCGPNPTASLYDAFRLSCNTAFAELGVKVGAANLKDEAAAFGIGPHRGIPMPVAESTVGTISDNAALAQSSIGQRDVALTPLDNAVVAATIANGGVRMEPYLVDQLQGPDLSELSKTKPVSVGQAVSAQVASTVTNLMIASENNTAGGAQSRYQIASKTGTAEHGSNPRNTPPHAWYIAFAPAQNPKIAIAVIVENGGDRALAATGGSVAAPVARAVLDAGLRGG